CAACGGCCCGGATTGATTGATCCCAGAGATCGAAACCTCTCTACTTGAGCTTGGCTTTCAGCCACTCCTCGGTGAGTTCGTCTAGTTCGCGTATCTCGTAGACGCGTGTGAGATCTACTTCGCGCTGAAGAGCGCTCTTCGTGCAGGCGTACATCATCTGCAATTCGATCTGAAACAGAGAGTTATGAATTATAGAATATATTTGAGCATTGCTAAACTCCCACCTGGCTATCCCTGGGTGTGTAGAATATGAAGCACATTGGGTACGAAATGCGCTGATCGTCATGGACCATTTTATACGTATAGATGACATATCGGGGCTGGTGTCCTGGCAATGTATCCTGCAGCTCGTCCACCGAAATATCGTCGATGAACTCGTCCAGCACCACCGTTTGCTTCTCCCGGTCGACTTTCACTGCAAGGGACAATGGAGTGGTCATAAAAACTACACACATCTGTTACCATGACAATCAAGGCTTACATATCAAAGCCGCATTATTTTTGCTCTTGCTGAATCGAAACTTCTTCAATTCCTCCAGAACTTCGTTGCTTATGTCGCATATCTGGTTATCACTCTGTATGAAATCGATATAATTGATTAATGaattggaatcaccaaagttATCTGCTAACAACAATCGTcgattgaaaaacaaaaacaaaaacacgcCCACACTCTATTAGTcatgttttcattttggtaATTGATTTCCGACCCTATATACACTTCCTACCATAACTTTAGCTATGAAGTTAGGGATGCGATCTGTAAAGTGTGCTGCACTACCGAATTTTTGGCAGTTAATTGTAGGAATGCAATATCACTTGTCCTTAAGGAATCGTTTAAATACTGTCGTTTATTctgagttttgttttgttgttccTGCAGTGAGACCGTTCACTGAACGCCAAATAATATTCTGTGCTGCATCAAAAATATGTGAAGTGTTGTTAAACGACGTTTctgataaattaaaaaataataacaatatttgctaaaggtttttttttcattaagcTTTTTTCTTTACGGCAACATTGGTATTATTTAtggaatttattaaaaataattgaaatgtattttttagaTTGAAATAGGAACGctcttttttaaaaatgttttgtagaTATACTTAAAACTTATCATTATTTTATAGTAGGTAAAAATCGTTCGTATACGATATTTGGATCATGTTTGTCCTCTCTAGTGGCTGATGGACTGTCAAAAAAGTACCGTTACTTTAGGGTTGTTACAGAGAGCACTAACTTATAAATAGTTAATACTATAATCTATGTGCTTAATGTCGTAGTTACAATGAGCTTGAATTTATATGAGAGCAACATCCTTAATTCCTGCTGGAAAGCGGGAGGGCGCAAACCGAGGAAATCGGCATTTGGCCAACTTAATCGAAATGAGATCGCTGATGTGgatgtagtcgcctgctggtaattaaatattaaatataatgaatttttttaacatttcatTATATTCAATTGTTTTCAACATTTATCTACATTTCAGCAAGCAAATCACCGAATTAATTGAGGAAAATGCATTAAGAAAACGCCAGAAACGATCCAATGTTTTGGCCGCAAGAAACCGGCAAAATGTTATTTTCAAGGACATTTCCCGCTTGGTTTTTGGAGTTGCGGATATTTTTAGATGCCAAGTGGATCTACTTTTGGGTAAGTATTAGTCCGAATATTACGTAACATTGATATATAATCACGAATTCTTACAGGGGACACGAAGGTATTACTTGACCAATGTACACGTACCAACTTGGATTACGTTCTCACCACAACAAAATCCGTAGTGGTCAACAAATCAGAGATTCGAATCCAACGCAAAGGAAAGCGGGTGATCACCAAGAAATCTAAAGTAACAGTATCAAAACGTCCCAGACTGCAGGAATCGGATCTATTGGATGAATTCTCACATGAATACTACGAGAAGATGCTATCCGAATGCCAGATGTGGCAAACGGAGTGCACACAACAGGTGGTGGAGGACCTGAACGAGGTTAGTCGTCAATATACTGTTGGACTGCTTCCTTATATGATttcatttttcgcaaaaagtCTATTGAACAACCCCGGAGTTGCACTCAGTCAAA
The sequence above is a segment of the Drosophila melanogaster chromosome 2L genome. Coding sequences within it:
- the GMF gene encoding glia maturation factor produces the protein MSDNQICDISNEVLEELKKFRFSKSKNNAALILKVDREKQTVVLDEFIDDISVDELQDTLPGHQPRYVIYTYKMVHDDQRISYPMCFIFYTPRDSQIELQMMYACTKSALQREVDLTRVYEIRELDELTEEWLKAKLK